In Coleofasciculus chthonoplastes PCC 7420, a single genomic region encodes these proteins:
- a CDS encoding tocopherol cyclase family protein — MNANLLQTPHSGYHWDGSSSRFFEGWYYRVTLPDWGQTFGFMYSIEDPIGGQPHSGGSAQVLGLEDGYLCRTFPDVEQFWASASSLALGHWGKTDLAIPAKYLDPLTFDNHIQQGYQATATWNQGKISDPATGDYCNWRYQIQPIYGWASRDEPQQSTAGWLSSFQIFEPGWQILMAHGWATGWIEWKGQRYEFTNAPAYGEKNWGRSFPQKWFWLNCNSFDHEPDLALTAGGGRRGVLWWMESAALIGIHYQGKFYEFVPWNSEVRWQIQPWGSWQMQARNADYEVELTSTTNLPGTPLRAPTEQGLIFICRDTMQGELTLELRDRRGGTTKTILNAHSSVCGLEVGGEPWDQVWTGEAKLPWIS, encoded by the coding sequence ATGAATGCCAATCTCCTGCAAACCCCCCATAGCGGCTATCACTGGGATGGAAGTAGTTCTCGCTTCTTTGAAGGGTGGTACTATCGAGTCACCTTACCCGATTGGGGTCAGACCTTTGGCTTCATGTATTCCATTGAAGATCCCATTGGCGGTCAACCCCACAGTGGTGGCTCGGCTCAAGTTTTGGGTCTTGAGGATGGCTACCTCTGCCGGACGTTTCCAGATGTTGAGCAATTTTGGGCATCTGCCTCATCATTAGCCCTAGGACATTGGGGTAAAACGGACTTAGCTATTCCCGCCAAATATCTAGATCCCCTAACCTTTGACAATCACATCCAGCAAGGGTATCAAGCCACCGCCACCTGGAATCAAGGTAAAATTAGCGATCCCGCCACGGGGGATTACTGTAATTGGCGCTATCAAATTCAACCCATCTATGGTTGGGCGAGTCGCGATGAGCCTCAGCAATCGACAGCCGGCTGGTTATCGTCCTTTCAGATATTTGAACCCGGTTGGCAGATTTTGATGGCTCATGGCTGGGCGACGGGTTGGATTGAGTGGAAGGGTCAACGCTACGAGTTTACCAATGCTCCGGCTTACGGCGAAAAAAACTGGGGGCGTTCGTTTCCGCAAAAGTGGTTTTGGCTCAATTGCAACAGTTTTGATCATGAACCAGACTTAGCACTCACGGCGGGGGGCGGTAGGCGAGGAGTGCTGTGGTGGATGGAATCCGCCGCGTTAATTGGTATCCATTATCAGGGTAAATTTTATGAATTTGTCCCCTGGAATTCAGAGGTGCGCTGGCAGATTCAACCGTGGGGAAGCTGGCAAATGCAAGCCCGTAATGCTGACTATGAGGTTGAGTTGACAAGTACGACAAATTTACCCGGTACTCCCCTCCGCGCCCCAACAGAACAGGGTTTAATCTTTATTTGCCGCGATACCATGCAGGGTGAGCTTACTCTGGAACTGCGCGATCGACGTGGGGGAACTACGAAAACGATTCTCAACGCCCATAGCTCAGTTTGCGGATTGGAAGTGGGTGGAGAACCTTGGGATCAGGTTTGGACAGGTGAGGCGAAATTGCCCTGGATTTCTTAG
- a CDS encoding acyl carrier protein, translating to MVQSDVDTPNQSVDSVQAIQNWMVNQLVEQLSLDAKNIDVTEPLTRYGLDSIDAVTIVGELEDWLEVELPSTLFWDYPTIEKSAQYLVEEFDVSAALDNAESAAPSETKAAKPEASEKSGKGWGGFWKGLGG from the coding sequence ATGGTTCAAAGTGACGTAGACACCCCCAATCAGTCTGTTGATTCTGTCCAAGCTATTCAAAACTGGATGGTGAATCAACTGGTAGAACAACTGTCCCTAGACGCCAAAAACATTGATGTTACCGAACCCCTAACCCGCTATGGGCTGGATTCCATTGATGCGGTAACCATTGTCGGTGAACTTGAAGATTGGTTAGAGGTAGAATTACCTTCGACATTGTTCTGGGATTACCCGACAATTGAGAAATCGGCTCAATATTTAGTTGAAGAATTCGATGTTTCAGCCGCATTAGACAACGCCGAATCCGCCGCCCCCTCTGAGACGAAAGCAGCGAAACCCGAAGCATCGGAAAAATCCGGCAAAGGCTGGGGTGGATTTTGGAAAGGATTGGGAGGGTAG
- a CDS encoding MBOAT family O-acyltransferase, translated as MNFSDFSFWWILLLYAIPFFAIRYVGKSLKLWRDELDTIGLAVMSLMLFLNASRSSFAIFIVEIVFNYFMVRLMLKRRGNGAKLIAAIVIITDIAILAYLKYLTFFAEDVVGIVVPGFKNNWEQGFPLPIFQQIPPGVSFYTFQMVAFVVDSLRPKYKKPIAFLDYINFIAFFPQIVAGPIERRADLLPQIQSFQFKFTAENFELGLRWLSLGFFMKLVLADNIAPYINLQETANPWIVWFFAYLFTLRIYFDFAGYSFMALGVARILGVKLTVNFLAPYTSVSIQEFWRRWHITLNNWFRDYVFLPLMGSKKQLAAFFLFITFTLSGFWHGAAWNFIIWGAYHGGLLLLLRYTGRPFQRLMGKGKQVSRFQFFSWALTFGSVTLGCLFFMDTDILRLLSKLRTIVTPWAYSLSNLGEFLSSYSLNEGAVLIVTLLLANAVLFMEHLAVWQKRKFEYELLLLPWVSRVLLGLTILFAANQPSEFIYFEF; from the coding sequence TTGAATTTTTCTGACTTTTCCTTCTGGTGGATTCTACTACTTTACGCCATTCCTTTCTTTGCCATTCGCTATGTTGGCAAATCTCTGAAGCTGTGGCGAGACGAGTTGGACACCATCGGGTTGGCGGTAATGTCGCTGATGTTGTTTTTAAACGCCAGTCGCTCCAGTTTCGCCATCTTTATTGTTGAAATTGTTTTCAACTACTTCATGGTGCGGCTAATGCTTAAGCGTCGTGGAAATGGTGCTAAGCTAATTGCCGCGATTGTAATTATCACCGATATTGCGATCCTCGCTTACCTCAAATACTTGACCTTTTTTGCCGAAGATGTAGTTGGCATTGTCGTACCGGGATTCAAGAACAACTGGGAACAAGGCTTTCCCTTGCCCATCTTTCAACAAATTCCTCCTGGTGTCTCCTTCTACACCTTCCAGATGGTGGCGTTTGTGGTTGATTCCCTCAGACCTAAATATAAAAAACCCATCGCCTTTCTAGATTACATTAACTTTATTGCCTTCTTTCCGCAAATTGTCGCTGGACCGATTGAACGACGGGCTGACTTATTACCCCAAATTCAATCATTTCAGTTTAAATTCACAGCCGAAAACTTTGAGTTGGGATTACGCTGGCTATCCTTGGGCTTCTTTATGAAGTTGGTGCTAGCCGATAATATCGCCCCCTACATTAACTTACAAGAAACCGCCAATCCCTGGATTGTGTGGTTCTTTGCTTACTTATTTACCTTGCGAATCTACTTTGATTTTGCCGGGTATAGTTTTATGGCGCTGGGTGTGGCGAGAATATTAGGAGTAAAACTAACCGTGAACTTCCTGGCTCCCTATACCTCCGTCAGTATCCAAGAGTTTTGGCGGCGATGGCACATTACCCTAAATAACTGGTTTCGCGACTATGTGTTTCTGCCCTTAATGGGGTCTAAAAAACAATTAGCCGCTTTCTTTTTATTCATCACCTTTACCCTATCCGGATTCTGGCATGGTGCAGCGTGGAATTTCATTATTTGGGGCGCGTATCATGGGGGGTTACTCTTGCTTTTGCGCTACACAGGTAGACCCTTTCAACGGTTGATGGGGAAAGGAAAACAAGTCTCCCGGTTTCAGTTTTTCTCCTGGGCGCTAACCTTTGGTTCAGTGACGCTGGGATGTCTGTTCTTTATGGACACGGATATTCTGAGATTGCTCTCAAAGTTACGCACGATTGTTACCCCATGGGCGTATTCGTTATCGAATTTAGGCGAATTCTTGAGTTCCTACAGTCTCAACGAAGGCGCTGTTTTAATTGTCACGCTGTTGTTGGCAAATGCTGTGTTATTTATGGAACATCTCGCCGTTTGGCAAAAACGGAAGTTTGAATATGAATTGTTACTATTGCCTTGGGTATCGCGAGTTTTATTAGGATTAACTATCCTATTCGCGGCGAATCAGCCGTCTGAGTTTATTTACTTTGAATTCTGA
- a CDS encoding acyl-CoA dehydrogenase, whose product MHQLKQYQIAEALERDLGDPGHPESTMSFKRVMELDESEEFPEAEVDWLYNWKLQDYYVPENCGGKFSSFEEFVAFVRVMSRRDQTIAIAFTTMFWSFLTWMAGTDDQKKKLSQFIREEKGTMCLAYSERAHGSDLIGGDVTAKKVEGGYLLNGEKWPINRATRSGVTFVLAKTDEEEGARCLSLFMVDKRQLDPSTYYNLPKILTHGIRASDMSGIGFKDCFIPEEMRLQDEGSGLELALKGFQITRMLCAAFSHGAADTAMRTTLNFAINRVIYNKTVFDIPQPRQTLVDAFIDMLVCDCETIGAARGFHIIPEQFSVWAAVVKYFVTIKLEEVINSVYVVLGSRFYMRDEHDYGIFQKLLRDNSIISMFDGSSVVNLHALILQFRQIAKYRSRRKQKTMEGIQSRLDTIFSLEKSVPPFEPEKLGLFGRGADDVLQGLEIAWEQLQALKTEADVDADVLEKIISLTTIVLEELDAFDERIANSGFEHGHDQDPELFELAKKYCDLHAAAASVHTWIYNRTILDDFFSKGEWLVLGLYRRLRPWRSLPNLVPKAYSENVAQHLLKLHQENKMFSIVPIQLAQTETQEEKPHASAELQLQA is encoded by the coding sequence ATGCATCAACTGAAACAGTATCAAATAGCAGAAGCGCTAGAACGGGATTTGGGAGATCCGGGTCATCCAGAGAGTACGATGTCCTTCAAACGGGTGATGGAACTGGATGAGAGCGAAGAGTTTCCCGAAGCTGAAGTGGATTGGCTTTATAACTGGAAACTGCAAGATTACTATGTGCCAGAAAACTGTGGTGGCAAGTTTTCCTCCTTTGAGGAATTCGTCGCCTTTGTCCGGGTGATGTCACGGCGAGACCAAACGATCGCGATCGCATTCACCACGATGTTCTGGTCATTCCTGACTTGGATGGCGGGGACAGATGACCAGAAAAAGAAACTGTCCCAGTTTATCCGTGAGGAAAAGGGGACAATGTGTCTGGCTTATTCCGAACGGGCGCATGGGAGTGACTTGATTGGCGGTGATGTAACGGCGAAAAAAGTTGAGGGCGGCTATCTCCTGAATGGCGAAAAGTGGCCCATTAACCGCGCCACCCGTTCCGGGGTAACCTTTGTTTTAGCCAAAACCGATGAAGAGGAGGGCGCTCGTTGTCTCTCCTTATTTATGGTTGACAAACGGCAACTTGACCCCTCTACCTATTACAACCTCCCCAAAATCCTCACCCATGGGATTCGCGCTTCGGATATGAGCGGGATTGGGTTTAAGGATTGCTTTATTCCCGAAGAAATGCGGTTACAGGACGAGGGATCGGGGTTAGAACTGGCGCTCAAGGGATTCCAAATCACCCGGATGTTATGCGCCGCTTTTTCTCATGGTGCGGCTGACACGGCGATGAGAACCACGCTGAATTTTGCCATTAACCGGGTTATTTATAACAAAACCGTTTTTGATATCCCCCAACCTCGGCAAACCCTAGTCGATGCCTTTATTGACATGTTGGTTTGTGATTGCGAAACCATTGGTGCAGCCAGAGGGTTTCATATTATCCCCGAACAATTCTCAGTTTGGGCGGCGGTGGTGAAATATTTTGTCACCATCAAACTAGAAGAGGTGATTAACAGTGTTTACGTTGTCCTCGGTTCCCGCTTCTATATGCGCGATGAGCATGACTACGGCATTTTCCAGAAACTGCTGCGGGATAATTCAATTATCAGTATGTTTGATGGCAGCAGTGTGGTTAACCTCCATGCTCTAATTCTCCAGTTTCGCCAAATTGCCAAATATCGCTCCAGACGCAAGCAGAAGACCATGGAGGGGATTCAATCCCGCCTAGATACCATTTTTTCCCTCGAAAAATCTGTGCCGCCCTTTGAGCCAGAGAAACTGGGATTATTTGGTCGCGGGGCTGACGATGTACTCCAAGGGCTAGAAATTGCCTGGGAACAACTTCAGGCGCTGAAGACGGAAGCCGATGTTGACGCCGACGTGCTGGAAAAAATTATCAGCTTAACTACCATTGTTTTAGAAGAACTCGACGCCTTCGATGAACGCATTGCCAACTCCGGATTTGAACATGGTCATGATCAAGATCCCGAACTCTTTGAACTGGCGAAAAAATACTGCGACTTACACGCCGCCGCCGCGTCAGTTCACACCTGGATTTACAACCGGACAATCTTGGATGACTTCTTTAGCAAGGGAGAATGGTTAGTCTTAGGACTTTATCGCCGCTTACGCCCTTGGCGATCGCTGCCCAATCTTGTTCCGAAAGCGTACAGTGAAAATGTGGCACAACACCTGCTAAAGCTGCATCAGGAAAACAAAATGTTTTCCATTGTACCGATTCAACTCGCCCAAACTGAAACACAAGAGGAAAAACCCCATGCAAGTGCAGAACTCCAACTCCAAGCCTAA
- a CDS encoding fatty acyl-AMP ligase: protein MVQNPASSTVSLAEFSTLTELLRWRARQQSDKLAYKFLVDGKPDGPELTYTELDCLARAIGAWLQQHSSQGERALLLYPQGLEVIAAFCGCLYGGIIAIPVPPPDGGRMKRTLPRLRSIVQDAQASICLTTGRILSLLENGREDFPEFDQMQWLDTEQVDLNLAESWQDPKTSRDDLAYLQYTSGSTSTPKGVMLSHHNLMFHSGYLNEACGYDADSATVTWMPYFHDYGLVQGMVQPLYNGTPCYVMSPFSFIKQPMRWLGAISHYRATHSQAPNFAYDLCVRRAKPKQLAKLDLSSWQAAGNAAEPINPKVMQAFFETFEQCGFRWNAFAPAYGLAEDTLLVSSKPLLTPPVLCILDASALEKNRIVPVSSPQEGVRMLPSCGRLVCETQVVIANPDTLTQCDPDEVGEIWVKDPSVAQGYWQRPEATKETFQAYLTDTGDGPFLRTGDLGFLRDGELFITGRIKDLIIIRGTNHYPQDIEWTVQAVHSALRPDYGAAFSIEAGGEERLITLQEVERRTQDVNFEEVIGDIRQAIAEEHEIPAYAVVLVQPGTIEKTSSGKIQRRAARTKFLDGELGVIADWSENPKLTSKFRTLQGEVDALAQQLQVPKS from the coding sequence ATGGTTCAAAACCCTGCTAGTTCTACAGTTTCCCTAGCTGAATTTTCGACACTGACAGAATTGCTGCGCTGGAGGGCGCGTCAGCAGTCAGATAAATTAGCCTATAAGTTTCTCGTTGATGGCAAGCCAGACGGACCCGAACTCACATACACGGAACTTGACTGTTTAGCCCGGGCGATTGGCGCTTGGCTGCAACAGCATAGTAGCCAAGGGGAACGGGCGTTACTCCTGTATCCCCAAGGATTAGAGGTGATTGCTGCGTTTTGTGGCTGTTTGTATGGGGGAATTATCGCGATTCCGGTACCGCCTCCGGATGGGGGACGGATGAAGCGCACGTTACCCAGACTGCGATCGATTGTCCAGGATGCTCAAGCCTCGATTTGTTTAACCACAGGTCGAATCCTGTCTTTACTGGAGAATGGACGGGAGGATTTTCCCGAATTCGACCAAATGCAATGGCTGGATACGGAACAGGTGGATCTGAATCTAGCTGAATCCTGGCAAGATCCCAAAACCAGTCGGGATGATCTAGCGTATCTTCAGTACACATCAGGGTCTACCTCCACACCCAAGGGAGTGATGCTATCTCACCATAACCTGATGTTCCATTCCGGCTATCTGAATGAAGCCTGTGGTTACGATGCCGATAGCGCCACCGTGACTTGGATGCCTTATTTCCACGATTACGGGTTAGTTCAAGGCATGGTGCAACCCCTTTATAACGGTACGCCCTGTTATGTGATGTCGCCCTTCTCGTTTATTAAGCAACCGATGCGCTGGTTAGGGGCGATTTCTCATTACCGGGCAACTCATAGCCAAGCGCCGAACTTTGCTTACGACTTGTGCGTGCGGCGGGCAAAACCAAAACAACTGGCAAAACTGGATTTGAGCAGTTGGCAAGCGGCGGGAAACGCGGCGGAACCGATTAACCCGAAAGTGATGCAGGCGTTCTTTGAAACCTTTGAACAATGCGGGTTTCGCTGGAATGCCTTCGCTCCAGCGTATGGATTAGCGGAAGATACGCTGCTGGTATCGAGTAAGCCATTACTCACCCCGCCAGTTCTGTGTATCCTGGATGCGTCCGCCTTAGAAAAAAATCGGATTGTTCCCGTATCCAGCCCCCAAGAGGGGGTGAGGATGTTACCCAGTTGTGGGCGTCTGGTTTGTGAGACTCAAGTGGTTATCGCTAATCCTGATACATTGACCCAATGTGACCCTGATGAAGTGGGGGAAATTTGGGTGAAAGACCCCAGTGTTGCCCAAGGGTATTGGCAACGTCCAGAGGCGACAAAGGAAACCTTTCAGGCTTATCTGACAGATACCGGGGATGGTCCATTCTTGCGAACCGGGGATTTAGGATTTTTGAGGGATGGTGAACTGTTTATTACGGGTCGGATTAAAGACCTAATTATTATCCGAGGGACGAATCATTATCCGCAAGATATTGAATGGACGGTACAAGCGGTTCACTCCGCCTTGCGTCCGGATTATGGTGCAGCCTTTTCCATCGAGGCTGGGGGGGAGGAACGATTGATTACATTGCAGGAGGTTGAACGTCGAACTCAAGATGTCAACTTTGAGGAAGTGATTGGCGATATTCGCCAAGCTATTGCTGAAGAACACGAAATCCCGGCGTATGCGGTTGTCTTAGTTCAACCGGGAACGATTGAGAAAACCTCAAGTGGTAAGATTCAGCGCCGTGCGGCGAGAACCAAGTTCCTAGATGGAGAACTGGGTGTGATCGCGGATTGGAGTGAAAATCCGAAACTGACGAGTAAGTTCCGCACTCTCCAGGGAGAAGTCGATGCTTTGGCGCAGCAATTACAAGTTCCGAAATCTTAG
- a CDS encoding NAD(P)/FAD-dependent oxidoreductase, translating to MNHEPSIHICILGGGFGGLYTALYLQRFRLFKSPKYKITLIDRKDHLVFTPLLYERVTQELQAWEIAPRYRTLIENTTIDFCQGNIQAVDLEKRQVKLQLDTLSELGQNLKILNYNYLVLAVGAEMRLDGVPGAATYAYPFRTVTDAERLNQQLNQLEQSNLPQIRVAVIGAGPSGVELACKLSDRLQERGQIRLIERGQQLLKTFTPYSQKSAYRALTARRVQMDFVTSVEAIESDQITLINQNGKTLMPVDLVLWTVGTRSIEWVRHLPCQQNPQGKILTHPTLQVADYPEVLALGDMADIQDYPGQLPKTAQVAYQQADCAAKNLYRAVRRKRLKPFRYLHLGEMLTLGKGEAVVSSFAMKISGRLAGMIRQFVYLQRLPTLRHRWRVLQHWVGQWLVNLRRQLAQLFWKRRRKTVR from the coding sequence ATGAACCATGAACCCTCGATTCACATCTGTATTCTAGGCGGAGGGTTTGGTGGACTTTATACCGCCTTGTACCTGCAACGGTTTCGCCTGTTTAAATCACCTAAGTATAAAATTACCTTAATCGATCGCAAAGATCATCTAGTGTTTACACCCTTACTTTATGAACGGGTAACCCAGGAACTACAAGCCTGGGAAATTGCCCCCCGTTATCGAACCTTAATTGAAAACACAACGATTGATTTTTGTCAAGGAAATATTCAGGCGGTCGATCTAGAAAAACGCCAAGTTAAGCTGCAATTAGACACCCTATCAGAATTAGGGCAAAATCTCAAAATCCTAAATTATAACTATTTAGTATTAGCCGTTGGTGCCGAGATGCGCTTAGATGGCGTACCGGGTGCGGCGACTTACGCTTATCCCTTTCGCACCGTTACTGATGCAGAACGCCTCAACCAACAGCTTAACCAGTTGGAACAGTCGAATTTGCCCCAAATTCGCGTCGCGGTAATCGGTGCAGGACCGAGTGGTGTAGAGTTAGCTTGTAAACTGAGCGATCGCTTGCAGGAACGGGGACAGATAAGACTGATTGAACGGGGTCAGCAATTGCTGAAAACCTTTACCCCCTACAGTCAAAAATCCGCCTATCGCGCCTTAACTGCACGTCGAGTACAAATGGATTTTGTAACTAGCGTAGAGGCGATTGAATCGGATCAAATTACCCTGATTAATCAGAACGGAAAAACCCTTATGCCTGTTGATCTGGTGTTATGGACAGTGGGGACTCGTTCAATTGAATGGGTACGCCATCTCCCTTGTCAGCAGAATCCTCAAGGTAAGATACTCACCCACCCTACTTTGCAGGTTGCGGATTATCCAGAAGTCTTAGCCCTAGGGGATATGGCAGACATTCAAGATTATCCAGGTCAACTCCCAAAAACCGCACAAGTGGCTTACCAACAAGCGGATTGTGCCGCCAAAAACCTGTATCGGGCGGTTAGGCGTAAACGGTTAAAGCCGTTCCGCTATTTACATTTAGGCGAAATGTTGACCTTAGGAAAAGGGGAGGCGGTAGTGTCCAGTTTTGCGATGAAGATCAGCGGTCGTTTGGCTGGTATGATTAGACAATTCGTCTATCTTCAGCGATTGCCCACCCTGCGCCATCGCTGGCGGGTGTTGCAGCATTGGGTCGGTCAATGGTTGGTTAATTTAAGGCGACAATTGGCACAGCTATTCTGGAAACGGCGACGAAAAACGGTTCGTTAA